A genome region from Paramisgurnus dabryanus chromosome 12, PD_genome_1.1, whole genome shotgun sequence includes the following:
- the LOC135745154 gene encoding uncharacterized protein: MLFVRAVWNENGKEMEGTIPDAWVNVAEKTLRWPKKRAKYCFENHVAPKEDWETFPLLKVKFTAESLHECEEYDQTSHAEQCEDEDEEVVVQKRKKKMNNSEDFVEGSDLSDATAEGEDKEVRKGDACPKSPAFPTPPMKISKNGSPRSVGRDRSTSGTCRSMGHDRPSSRTSRSVGRDRSTSRTSRSVGRDRSTSRTSRSVGRDRSTSRTSRSVGRDKSTCGLSRSSSMSRDSSSSRSSTSVGQDSLSSVPRSQAVESKSIDGLTHESSKYNRTVPTTFPMSEAKFQKIVLTKLVTLTDEVKKLQRSMPHSGIEITRMDTLEEFQREEASLQETTKFETLVCQLARVGGKDIKDCTYKMLDRLLTNQLMTLFNMKGKGKKEKMRFEGTKLFSAIKAAVMKWDKAATEAQIKSAAADHLKHAPGRVGGGGYK; encoded by the exons ATGCTTTTTGTCAGAGCCGTTTGGAATGAAAATGGGAAAGAAATGGAGGGGACCATCCCTGATGCCTGGGTTAATGTAGCTGAGAAAACCCTTCGGTGGCCAAAGAAGAGAGCAAAGTATTGTTTTGAAAACCATGTGGCCCCTAAGGAGGACTGGGAAACTTTCCCATTATTGAAAGTGAAATTTACTGCAG AAAGTCTCCATGAGTGTGAGGAGTATGATCAAACCAGCCATGCTGAACAATGTGAAGATGAAGACGAAGAGGTTGTTGTGCAAAAGaggaagaaaaaaatgaacaattctGAAGATTTCGTTGAAG GATCTGACTTGTCTGATGCGACTGCTGAGGGGGAGGATAAAGAAGTAAGGAAAGGAG ATGCCTGTCCTAAAAGTCCAGCCTTTCCCACCCCACCAATGAAAATATCAAAGAATG GTTCGCCCAGGTCTGTTGGCCGTGACAGGTCAACTAGTG GTACATGTAGGTCTATGGGCCATGACAGGCCATCTAGTC GTACATCTAGGTCTGTGGGCCGTGACAGGTCAACTAGTC GTACATCTAGGTCTGTGGGCCGTGACAGGTCAACTAGTC GTACATCTAGGTCTGTGGGCCGTGACAGGTCAACTAGTC GTACATCTAGGTCTGTGGGCCGTGACAAGTCAACTTGTG GTTTGTCAAGGTCCAGTTCTATGAGCCGGGACAGTTCAAGTAGTC GTTCGTCCACGTCCGTGGGCCAGGACAGTTTAAGTA GTGTACCCAGGTCCCAGGCTGTGGAGAGCAAGTCCATAGATG GTCTTACACATGAAAGTTCCAAATACAATAGGACTGTGCCAACCACATTCCCGATGTCAGAAGCGA AATTCCAAAAAATAGTACTCACAAAGCTGGTGACTCTGACTGATGAAGTCAAAAAACTGCAGAGGAGCATGCCTCACTCTGGAATTGAAATAACAAGGATGGACACCTTGGAAGAGTTCCAGAGGGAGGAGGCTTCTCTTCAGGAAACAACTAAATTTGAAACCTTG GTTTGTCAGCTGGCAAGAGTGGGGGGTAAAGACATTAAAGACTGCACGTACAAAATGTTGGACag GCTCCTCACCAATCAACTGATGACCCTTTTCAACATGAAGGGGAAGggcaaaaaagagaaaatgCGATTTGAAGGCACAAAATTGTTTTCAGCAATAAAAG CTGCTGTCATGAAATGGGATAAGGCAGCAACAGAGGCCCAAATAAAGTCTGCTGCAGCCGATCATCTTAAGCATGCCCCCGGGAGAGTCGGGGGTGGTGGCTATAAATGA